Genomic segment of Streptomyces zhihengii:
TGGCAGGCGACCATGTAGCGCCCGACGGAGAATCCGTCGAACTCGCCCTCCCACTCGTCCGGGAAGAGCTGGACCTCCTCGACGGCCCACTCCTTGATCCTGCGGCTGACCTCCGCCACCCGTGCCGCGTCGGGCTCCACCACGGGGTGGTGGTAGAGGCCCGGGACGGCGGGGCCGTCCGCCGGCGGCGCGGACGGCTCCGCGGCCTCCTCGTGCGGGGCCGCCAGGCGCAGGCTCCGGGTGCCGAGGCCGCTGGGGCCCCGGAGGATCCGCTCCAGGGCGGGTGCGGCCGGCTCGGCCCCGGCCTCCGCCGCAGGCGCGGCGCCGGCCGGGCCCGGGGGCTTCGGCGGGCCCGGGGGGCCCGGGGGGCCGGGCACCGTGCGGGTGGCGGCCTCCGGCACGGGCTGGGTACCGGACGGCTCCGGGGGCGGCGGCACGTCCCCGGCCAGGGCCTCCCGCACCGGCGGGGGCTCCGGTGCTGCCCCGGCGGCGGGCGGGCCGTCCGGCGAGCCCGGGGGCCTCGGCAGGTCTCCGGGCCTCGGCACCGCGCCGGTGGTCGGGAACGTGTAGGGCGCGTCGGCCCGCGCCACGGGGACGGCCGGCGGGGCGGTGAGTGCCGCGGCGAGGCCGACGGCCGCCGCGAGGACGGTGTCGGCGGCCCCGGCGGCCTGTGCGGCCACCTGCTCCCCGAGGCGGGCCGCGCCGGCGGGCAGGCCCGACGGCAGGGGGGAGGGCCCGGGATCGGGCATCCGTAACTCCTTGGTGAGGTGGGGGGTCGGCGCCGGCCGGGCCCCGGCCCGCGATCCGGCGCATGTTCGTCCGACGGCCTGCGGTGCGGAGTCGTCCCGGTGCGGCAGCCGTCGCATGGCCGCCGGAGGCAGCCCGGACCGGGCCGGTGCCCGGCGGTTGGGCGGGTGCTGCGCCTTCCGGCGGGGACGCGCGGGCGCCGACGGCGTTGCTGCGCGGCCCGTCCGCCGCGCGCACGCCCTGCGCGGTCCTTGTGCGCGGGCCCGCGCGGCCGGAGGGCGGCGGGGCCGTGACTCCGCAGGGGCGGGCTCCGTGCTGCGGTCCGTGGATCCGGCCGCGGGGTGCCGCAAGGTTTCGGCAGCCCGCCCGGGGCGGGCCGCGCCGCTGCGGCGGTCTGGGTGCCATGTACCCCCGGGGCGGGGGCACATGGCGCGTCCGTCACCGGCAGCGCGTACCGGCGGCGGTGCGGTCCGCGGGCCGGGTCAGTCGCGCTTGCGGGCGATCTGCACGTTCTCCAGGACACCGAGCGCGTCGGGCACCAGGATCGCGGCGGAGTAGTAGGTGCTGACCAGGTACGAGATGATCGCCTGCTCGCTGATGCCCATGAAGCGCACCGACAGGCCGGGCTCGTACTCCTCCGGCAGTCCGGTCTGGAGCAGGCCGATGACGCCCTGGTTGTCCTCACCGGTACGCATCGCGAGGATGGAGCTGGTGCTGTCCTTGCTGATCGGGATCTTGTTGCAGGGCAGGATCGGCACCCCGCGCCAGGCCGGCACCTGCTGGCCGCCGACGTCCACGTGGTCCGGGTACAGCCCGCGGGCGTTGAGCTCGCGGCCGATCGCCGCGATCGTGCGCGGGTGGGCCAGCATCAGACGGGTGCCGCGGCGGCGGCAGAGCAGCTCGTCGAGGTCGTCCGGGGTGGGCGGGCCCGAGTGGGGCTGGATGCGCTGCTTGAAGTCGGCGTTGTGGAGCAGGCCGAACTCACGGTTGTTGATGAGCTCGTGCTCCTGGCGCTCGCGCAACGCCTCGATCGTCAGACGGAGTTGCTCCTCCGTCTGGTTGTGCGGGCCGTTGTAGAGGTCGGCCACGCGGGTGTGGACGCGCAGCACGGTCTGCGCGACGGAGAGTTCGTACTCCCGCGGGCGCAGTTCGTAGTCCACGAACGCGCCGGGCAGCACGGCCTCGCCGATGTGGCCGGCCGACATCGCGATCTCGGCCTCGCCGTGGTGGTTCTGCCGCTGCTGGGGCAGCGAGCTGAAGTTCTCGATGTGCTCCTGGAGCGTCGGCGCCGAGGACAGCACGGCGGCGAAGTCCCCGCGGGACAGCGTGAGCAGGGTGCCGGCCGTCTCGGCGGTGGCGGTGTAGTCCCAGGTGGCGTCGGTGTCCAACAGGGCGTTCTCGCCGAACTGGTCGCCGTCCGCGCGGGTGGCGACGGTGACCTCGTCGCCGTACTTGCCGACCGCGGTCTGGCTGATCCGGCCGTGGGCGATCAGATGGATCTGCTCGGCGGGGGCGCCCCGCTCGACCAGGACCTCACCGGCGCGGAACTCGCGCTGGACGCAGCGGTCGGCCAGGGCGGTGAGCACCTCCACGTCCTCGAAGCCGCGCAGCAGGGCGAGTTCGCCCAGTTCACGGGGGATCACGCGGACGTCGGAGCCGTCCTGGACGAATTCGATGCGCCCGTCGCCGACCGTGTAGCTCAACCGCCGGTTCACCCGGTAGGAGCCGCCCTTGGCCTCGACCCACGGCAGCATCCGCAGCAGCCAGCGGG
This window contains:
- a CDS encoding family 2B encapsulin nanocompartment shell protein is translated as MTVETSQEVQPEQPPRQQSSLSTAAARNLASTTKSAPQMQEITSRWLLRMLPWVEAKGGSYRVNRRLSYTVGDGRIEFVQDGSDVRVIPRELGELALLRGFEDVEVLTALADRCVQREFRAGEVLVERGAPAEQIHLIAHGRISQTAVGKYGDEVTVATRADGDQFGENALLDTDATWDYTATAETAGTLLTLSRGDFAAVLSSAPTLQEHIENFSSLPQQRQNHHGEAEIAMSAGHIGEAVLPGAFVDYELRPREYELSVAQTVLRVHTRVADLYNGPHNQTEEQLRLTIEALRERQEHELINNREFGLLHNADFKQRIQPHSGPPTPDDLDELLCRRRGTRLMLAHPRTIAAIGRELNARGLYPDHVDVGGQQVPAWRGVPILPCNKIPISKDSTSSILAMRTGEDNQGVIGLLQTGLPEEYEPGLSVRFMGISEQAIISYLVSTYYSAAILVPDALGVLENVQIARKRD